The DNA window AGAAATGAGTAATGATAGAAAACTCGTTTATCGTTTCATAactattattctattttatagcTTAAATATTTGGTAAAAAAATATAGCTATATAATTTGTGCTCCAATTACTTGGGTTTTCAGAATTGTTGCCGGTTCCATTTGGTGCCGCTTGGTACGCTTCATTTTGGTCATAAAAATGGAATCATAAAGCTTATGTTTTGCTTCATTTTGGTCATAAAATTGGAACCATAAAGCTTAGGTTTGGCGGTAACTCATTCAAATTGTGATTTGTTTTTGTTAGTTCAACCTATATTGGTTTGTATTGATTTGTATGGGTCcatatatatttttgatattttaaatttttttttttgtaattattcatATTTTACCAATAAGTGTTTGGTATAGTGATAAGGTACATtgtactttcaaaaaaaaaaactgtggAAACAATATTGTTAGGATGGATAGTCATGAATCTCAAATATGTCATAACCATAAAATAAGTTTAGCTCAGATGAGTAACAAGATGTGTTGTTATAAAGGTTTAGCTCGAATGGATATcctgatatatatatttagttcGGACAAACaactggtgtggtgtagttacttgTGTATCCGAGTCTGTTTATTAGGGTTCATCATGCGAAACGATTTATATGAAATTGGGAATTTGAAATGGGACGAAATGAATTTGTTATCCAAATGGAAGGTCATTGAATATGAGTCTATTTGATCTTGGTATATTAAAGAAATGAGGTAAGTAAAATGACAAAGTTGGTGCATAACTAGAAATGGTATATTTGATTGTCTTGCTTGAGTTATGCATTTTGATTGATTTGGTTTTTTAGGGTCATGTAGGTTTTTTTgataattgaattgtatatgtatgTATCCATGGAGCTTGAATGAACATGGTTGACATAGTTTGAATTGGATTAAATAGACTTAAATGATTAATAGTTGAGTTGTAAAGTATTAAATGAATTGGTGAAATGAATTCATACTTGAATTGAGTTAGTTTGGCTTggtaaaataactttttatttggTGAGTGATTGTGTGGTAGCAATTAAAGTTGATTTAAAGGTAATTGGATTGGGTTCAAATGTGCAAATTTGCCAAAACATGGGCAAGTCTCGACAACCAACTTCTTTCGTCGCAACGATGGTCAACAGTGACATCGCGATGTTAAAAGATATGAAGTCGTGACGTGACATACTGGTTGGCATCATCACGACGTGAAATTATTGAAGTTGTAACCTCAGCtctaatttttcaaaacttagcaatttaatcctatttcatGTTCAGGTTAATAGAAtggctttcgtaagctcgtataagattTGGAAATGATTGTATAacataatttgaatattattgacATTTGATTACTTGTATGATTAAATATTGCCTAACTGATTATAGTTGCTTCGACAATGAATGTAGCATATTGTAGTTCGGACTTGGCGGTCGAGTTGAGTAAGTGGTGTTGCATTATTTAACTCTCTGATTAGAgtatgacatccattcaaacagtagtataaaattataaatttcattacgtacttaatattaaatttcaaatctttACGCAATTATTatctaataatatttttaaaaattagcctTGACTTTTGAATGTTGGTATAACAATAACCAAATATTTTCAAGCTTATTTGGTATACTTACATGACTAGCATCATTATTCCACCtgttcaaataatatgttattctaaaaataataataataaatatgataattatattattaaatgattttatcTTAGTACGAGTGGAAATTGATAAGGGAAGTTTACTCAAAGACATAAAAATGGTAAGCGATATTATGTCTATGATTAAAAGAGGAGTATATAtccatcaattttaattttttttatgcttCAGTTGCCCAACTCATCTCTTGGTACAATGTAGCCAAGATAGTTTATCCCTAACTAAGTCATTCAACTTCTTTTAGGTCAATTAGTTGTAGGAGCCATTTTAAATGTATCAATTTCGAGATTTGTTTGGCATTAGAAAACCCCCGATCAACCTTATTATGAATGTTTGAGTGAATTGTTGTCTTTCAACTGCATTAGAAGAGTTGTCAAAATGTGAGAAATTATCTTCTAACCATTTCATATCTATTCGGTTACTACTAAACTTATTCAGCATATTGCCTAATAGtcggtggcaaattggccttcaATCCCCATTGTGCAATGCTCCCGTAACGACTACCACATTTGTCACGCCCTAAAGGCGATAAATCCAAAAAGGGTGAGTAAGGTATGTATGTAAACTATTTTGGCGCACTATACTAGTATAATATGCCACCCTAACTTGCCAACAAATTAGAGTATTGGTGTGTTCCAGCGTTAATCTACCCGTTAAAGGTATCTAAGGATTTAATTATATGGCCTCTTCAAGTGAAGAAAAAGTACGCCTAAGGGAGAGTACGCCCCAAATTTTTAGCTGAGCACTAAAAGCCTACCAACTGTATGAGAAAGCTATAAGTGACTTAATTCTCTTTAAGATCACGCCAATCATCTCTAAAGTATAATATGCTTGGTTTGCATGAGCATTGTTCAAGTTGGTTCTTGTAATGAGATTAGTTGGAAGTCAATTGGATTGTTTTGACCCTTCCCATGACTAGTTAATAGTAGAGTAAATCTTCACtggattttttttttgcctaCCCCTGGATTTGGTGGGGAAATTTGGGGACCAAGAGTATATTTATTGAAGGGAGGGGAACATTCCAATAGTTTTTCCTTCTACTcaattttcaatttcttctttctAACCTAAATGTTCACTTCTTCTTCGTTAAGATAGAGCTAAGACCTCGTGTAATCAGTGGATGATTCAACCTTTTGGTAAGTCATATGGCTCTGTATATTACGATTGTTGATGAGTAAGGATgttaaaatgtgtaaaaataataGGGCGTAAGTGAAAGACCCTATATAAGAGTTGCACGTAGTTGAAACATTAACAAACCATCTGTAAATGAAAATTCTAATAAAAATTCCATGATCTTGTAAGCAGTTGTTGCTGTTGGATTGGAAAGGATAATCGAAACAAAAGTTTCAAGTTGAGGTAAAGTTAGATCTTTCGTTAGTTTCTAAACCCGACTTCTGCATGATATTTTATGATGATTCCGTGTACGGTCGATGTTCATATAGATGCACATATCTTAAAGAGTTGTATTTATGTGTGCATGTGTGTGTGTGTCTGTGTGTGTTCTCTGTGAATCATTTGTATGTATGTACTAAAGTGTACGATGTGCTATATGAAAATAACGATGTGTGGTAAGCATGTATGAGAAGTATGATTCTGTTAAGGGTATTAGTGAAGTCTATGTAAATGTGTCCAATATGTTATTAGAGTGATGTATATCAAAATTTGGTTGGTGACAAGGGGGTTCGGGCGGAGTGTCTGAAAAATATGCGATATGACAATGAACCCCGCAGTAGTGTTTTGATGATGTTCGCCGGGACAATAAACACAAATGCCAATATGACAAGACTGTAGTCCACCGAGACCGTAAACACGAGGTCCATCGACACAGTAAACATGAGAAAATGCCATTATGACATATATGTGGAAAGACCATGGTCATGGCACATTCTGGAAATGATGGATGAGTCGCATTTGTCTACTAAGGTTTTTGTGTGCCTTAGGgtgatgatgggcaaacctcagaCAATGCTAAGTTTCGGTAAATCTATATCGTCAAACACGATAATTTATGTGGTGTCTTGGTGGCAagccaaaccaaaccaaactagGCCTTTTTGGCAAATTATCTGAAAGCGTATTATTCGAAAAACCTTAGTGGCAAATTATCTAAAAGGCCTTTATGGCGTATCATTCAGAAAGCCTTAGTGGAAAAGTTATCTAAGAAACTTTTATAGCGAATTATCTAAAAAGCTTTTGTGGCATATTATTCGAAAAGCCTTAGTGGCGAAGTTATCTGGGAAGCCCTTGTGGCGAATTATCTGAAATGCCTTTGTGGCGAGATCTGGGTATGCCTTTGTGGCattttttaaaagagtttttGGCAGTATACATGACTAATGAATATGCTATAGTAACTCGCCAGGATAAGGAGCTTGGCATATTTGGAATTATCGGTGGGGTAAGTGCCCGCCAAACCTAGAAGTTCTCACGTTATGTATCGAAGCCATCTGGGATTCTATTGGATGATCTAAAACATTGCATTCAACGAAATAAGTTCGCTATCTAGATTGACTTAAAAATGCGGTATGACTGGAATTTTTTCAGCTACTAGAGCCAACGTAAGAATCTTCCAAGAGCAGTATCTGCATGTATAGCATtccgagaaatgtatccaaattttattttcaaaagggATTATGAAATAAGATCCACATTAAAGTGTGAAGCTTGTGATCCAATGATGAGACAAAATGTGTATAAAGTGGTTAAGTATAGAGATTGGCGTATAATTATCCGCCAAGGTCTAAAAAGAAGCCCAAAGTCCTTAAGTCGAAGAATTTAACAACATCGTTTAAAGGTAATATTGGTTGAGATTGACTAAGTTCCATTGAACTTACAGGCGTCTATTTGTTATGCAGGATCTTGAAATTGAACGAGTGCACCAGGAGGGACCAAGCCAAGAGTGCGCCAAAGTGGCGGTTCATAGAGCGATATTATGCATACATAAGGGCATTTTTAGATATTTGGCGTACAATACTCTACGTCGTGATTAAATGggttttaacaaaattttaagtgGTAATATATTAAAGTAGTTTTGAAAATCTGTTGTATTTAGTAAACGCctcttttaaaatcttttgatTTAGGAAGAATCTAAAGAAATGAGAAGTGTGTTCAGTATGATTTTCTCCTATTGAAAAATTTTGctaattagtttattttggtGGCATCCTGTATCCCGATCCGGTAAATCGTGTCGAATAGAGTGTTACAACATCAATCGGTAGACCAAGTTATTATGCCACATCCTTGAGTGTAATCTTACACTTaccgcatggaagatgaaatgagtGTTTCAGATCGTCATTTCTCTAGCAAAACACTGATAAGTGGCGGGCTCCAATTTAGTCCTGCCTCTTCTAAGTATTGTTTAATAACATGTGGTGCTCTTGcacttaaattgtgtatatatatatatatttcaataattcGATCTTCGTcttgattatataaatataaaagattttaaaatataattattaagtatgactcctatttcagtcaaatttgagaaataatcttctagttaaactctgtttatttgtttcaatcaaacactgattagtttagattattttattattatttgacatatgaatttatcctataaataagctcttttacaaccttagaaaatacacccattagagattagaactcataacacatttaaagaattctgtgtttacgttttgagggttcattgttttcgagtttttgggatttagttttatctccatcttttgtactattcattctttttccattattgtaaaattatcattgcccgtgattttttatcctctttggagtggtttttccacgttaaatttgtgtgttcaatttctcaatttattccgttatcttttgttacttgttgcttaatcgggtcggtccctaacaataataatattaacaacttaataatgatattaattagaataaaaatataataatattttcttaccatttgtaaATGAAAGTTGAATACGTGTTTGTGATCCAAACGAATTAGAAATgtttgacatttttaaaatttgtaacgtttatcaaattaaataaaaattatttaatttagataatgAAGTAAatgttattaataatttatttaacattaaaaaaatatggttaaacttattaaaaaataaattaccttatttctctaaattttgggaaaaaaaatctCTTTAAATCAGCTACTTTTTTCAGTCTTAATTGATATTTGGTGTATAAAATTATCTGGGAAAAATGGGTTTCGGAATTTGGAGAACCAGGAGCAGTCCAGAGTCTGGACTCCAGACTCTAGAGAGTAGACCTAAAGGGTAAAGACTTAACATAGCGAAGATACCCCAGCGCTTGTTTCCCTAATTATATCTCCATGCTCTCCTTTTCAAAGCGACTCCCCACTCTAACCCAATGCCTCCGCTCCACCACCCACCAGCTCCGCTTCGCTAGAACCGACCCCGCTTCCTCCAAGCGGCGCTCCAAGCCCTCTGGTTCTGGGTTCTCCTTCAACAAAACCGGAGACATATCTGAGTGGTGGGTCGTGGACGGCGAGATGCATGAGATCGGCGATCATGTGCCCCCACGTGAGCGCTTCGTCATCCCCAGAGACAACATCCCTAACAAGCGTCGTAAGCAGCTCAGGGAACAGTTCATGCGCCGCACTCGCCTCGTTATTAAGGAATCGGTTAGCGCTATAACATAACTACAACcacaattatatttttaataacctAAAATATACGGAAAACTGCTGCTAATAGTATACTCTCTTTCTGGGTTTTGTTTTGTGTTACTGAAGGAGCATGAACCGTGGTGCAAAAGGTACATGGAACTGTACAATGAGCTTAGAGAAAACTGGGAGAGGTTGTATTGGGATGAGGGTTACTCTAAAAAAATCGCTAAAGATCATGCCAAGTATGAGTCTGCTGAGGACGATGATCAAGATTTTAACCCTTACAGGTTTCTCCTTGCTGGTTTCTTCATATTCCTATGTTATCTAATCATGACAATAGAATACTTAGAAagacatatatatttatagtacCTCCCTTGCCATTTGTAAATGCTAGATATCTTGATTGAGGAAGTATTCATTTGGCATCACTTGTTATTGTTATGCCAAATTGAACACCCATAAACAGCCTTACAGAATCAAGAAGAGTTTATGTTCAGttattaccttttttttctttggtttctatTATTCGAGCCTTGATTTGTCTGCCTAAGGATTCAACTAGAAATGTGATGCCTAATCATACTCCCTTTGTTTTGCCTTATAGGAGCAGGGGAACCCGTGCTGATCTCACTAAGGTGTGACTTTTTTACACGACTTGTTGGTGGCTTAATTTCAGCAGAATTTGGCCATTCCATGTTGTGTGCATGGAACTTTCtctttttatcattattattgttattattttggaACATATCTTCCTGTGGATACTACATTGAATTATGCATTCTAACTGCAGGACCAAGGTTTTGGGAGGACTAGGCAAGCTGATAACTCTGGGAAAGTCAATCAACTTCGGGATAAGTTTGAATATGATAGAGAGAACAGAATGAGAGAGAAAGGTATGCTCAGTTCTTTCAACTTTCAAGCTAATTTATGCTTTATACAGATCATGCTGTGCGTGCTTCATTCTATAGATCTAGGGCAGCAAAAGCTGAATTGCGGCAATCAACTTGTGCAGCATGTATAAAATGAAACGGAATTTACTACTAGGACAGTGTCTTGACTGTCATGCCCTGACTGAAAACTTTAAATGATATGAATCCAAACGTGATCAATACATGTGTGTTGTGGATTAAAATGCATCAAGTGTTTTTCCAAACTCAAAATGTCAATCTTATATGTCTACAAGCCAACCTGGAATGACTTATAAGCTAGCTACCAAGACTCTACCAGAAACAACCCAAATGCCAAGTTACTGCCCTAGATAGGTCCCTTGGTCTCAAGGCTGAAGGGTGCCCATATCAATTGAAGAAGGCAACTGGAATTATAACCATTGGTTGTTTGAGCTACATTGTTTGTTGCTTGTTAATGAGGTGATGAAAGATTTAGCCCATGTTCTTTACTAGCTAAATGAACTGAGATTGAGCATCTCATAATTTGGCTCTTGTAGACTTGTAAAACATTTTTATGCCACTGAAGAACGAAATTTTATTTTGGGTCCATCTCTGCGTTCTAAACTTTAACTGGAGTTTTGGGGCTTCTTAGGGTCAAAGTTTGGATTGTTATTTCACTTAACTGATGGAAATGCATTAAACTTGTTGCCAGTTGTTTTATGTGGAGTGTTAAACATAAGCTGCAATTTTTATCAATATGCACTTCCAACTCTCTGATAAATTGTACCTTGTGATTTATGAAGATTTTCATTTACGGTGTGAATATCTTTAATATACTGAAATTTGGAATCCTTTCATTGTATTTTCTTAAATGTTGGAATGGTTAGGCTTACATGAGTAAACTGGAGCCTAAAATGTATCCATGAAATCCCCATATGGCTTATACTCATCAATAAAgttaaacaaatatttttcacATCATGTCATGTAAAATGCATGAGAATTTCATGAATGAATTACATACAGATATCATCTCCAATGGATTATTTTGCTCACTTCTCTGTTGTATAATTAtagtttaaaatatgtaaaatcatTATGTTGTCTTTACATGGAACACTCACATGTATGTATTAT is part of the Gossypium hirsutum isolate 1008001.06 chromosome D11, Gossypium_hirsutum_v2.1, whole genome shotgun sequence genome and encodes:
- the LOC107912521 gene encoding uncharacterized protein; the encoded protein is MLSFSKRLPTLTQCLRSTTHQLRFARTDPASSKRRSKPSGSGFSFNKTGDISEWWVVDGEMHEIGDHVPPRERFVIPRDNIPNKRRKQLREQFMRRTRLVIKESEHEPWCKRYMELYNELRENWERLYWDEGYSKKIAKDHAKYESAEDDDQDFNPYRSRGTRADLTKDQGFGRTRQADNSGKVNQLRDKFEYDRENRMREKAFAPINGQDTSSSYNTNSKNQPFDTQRYFSDSD